The following coding sequences lie in one Drosophila bipectinata strain 14024-0381.07 chromosome XR, DbipHiC1v2, whole genome shotgun sequence genomic window:
- the Frq1 gene encoding frequenin-1 isoform X1 has protein sequence MGKKSSKLKQDTIDRLTTDTYFTEKEIRQWHKGFLKDCPNGLLTEQGFIKIYKQFFPQGDPSKFASLVFRVFDENNDGSIEFEEFIRALSVTSKGNLDEKLQWAFRLYDVDNDGYITREEMYNIVDAIYQMVGQQPQSEDENTPQKRVDKIFDQMDKNHDGKLTLEEFREGSKADPRIVQALSLGGG, from the exons ATGGGAAAAAAGAGCTCCAAGTTGAAACAGGATACCATTGATCGCTTAACAACGGATACATACT tCACAGAGAAAGAAATACGTCAATG GCACAAAGGATTCCTGAAAGACTGTCCCAATGGTCTGCTCACAGAGCAG ggcttcatcaaaatctacaaacaaTTCTTTCCACAAGGCGATCCAAGTAAATTCGCTTCGCTGGTCTTTCGTGTCTTCGATGAGAATAAT GACGGCTCCATTGAGTTCGAGGAGTTCATACGCGCCTTATCCGTCACATCGAAGGGCAACCTGGACGAAAAACTGCAAT GGGCCTTCCGTCTCTATGATGTGGACAATGATGGATATATAACGCGAGAGGAGATGTATAACATAGTGGATGCAATCTATCAGATGGTg GGACAACAACCGCAATCGGAGGACGAGAACACGCCACAGAAACGCGTCGACAAGATCTTCGATCAAATGGACAAAAACCACGACGGAAAATTAACATTAGAAGAATTTCGTGAGGGTAGTAAAGCTGATCCACGTATAGTTCAGGCGTTAAGTTTAGGTGGTGGTTAA
- the Frq1 gene encoding frequenin-1 isoform X2: protein MVTEKEIRQWHKGFLKDCPNGLLTEQGFIKIYKQFFPQGDPSKFASLVFRVFDENNDGSIEFEEFIRALSVTSKGNLDEKLQWAFRLYDVDNDGYITREEMYNIVDAIYQMVGQQPQSEDENTPQKRVDKIFDQMDKNHDGKLTLEEFREGSKADPRIVQALSLGGG from the exons ATGG tCACAGAGAAAGAAATACGTCAATG GCACAAAGGATTCCTGAAAGACTGTCCCAATGGTCTGCTCACAGAGCAG ggcttcatcaaaatctacaaacaaTTCTTTCCACAAGGCGATCCAAGTAAATTCGCTTCGCTGGTCTTTCGTGTCTTCGATGAGAATAAT GACGGCTCCATTGAGTTCGAGGAGTTCATACGCGCCTTATCCGTCACATCGAAGGGCAACCTGGACGAAAAACTGCAAT GGGCCTTCCGTCTCTATGATGTGGACAATGATGGATATATAACGCGAGAGGAGATGTATAACATAGTGGATGCAATCTATCAGATGGTg GGACAACAACCGCAATCGGAGGACGAGAACACGCCACAGAAACGCGTCGACAAGATCTTCGATCAAATGGACAAAAACCACGACGGAAAATTAACATTAGAAGAATTTCGTGAGGGTAGTAAAGCTGATCCACGTATAGTTCAGGCGTTAAGTTTAGGTGGTGGTTAA